Genomic DNA from Hordeum vulgare subsp. vulgare chromosome 2H, MorexV3_pseudomolecules_assembly, whole genome shotgun sequence:
GGAGGCCATGTACCGAGGTCACAGCCTCCTCGATACCTTGAGGTACGGAGCCCTCCAAGTTGCTGCCGGCTTCGACGAGGTTAGCAGCAACAACTCATCTAGCAGCAGTTTGTATTTAGCAATTCCACTCAAGCGTTCCCGAACAACAACGGAAAAAGACAGCAAGATCATGGGCCTCGAGTCACATGGTGCTTTGGAAAGCTTAGAAATTGCTGTTGCAAACATGTCAGAGTTTGTTCTGCTTCTGGGTGGATGTGAGCGCATGTCCCATAGGCCATATGACGTTTATCTTTACACCGACAACTTCATGTTCAGCCGACATGCTGAAAAGCAAAAGCTCTTGAGCTTCTTGTTGCAGCACAACGATCCTTCAGGTAATCATGCATTGGCCATTCTTCCGCTTATAGGTGGTGTTGCAGTTGGGAAGAAAACTTTGGTTGCTCATGTGTGTGGCGATGAAAGGGTTTGCTCACGATTCTCCTCTATTTTGCACTTGAAAGGAGACAACGTTTTGGGGATACTTGACGATGGAAGGGTCATGTTTGGGATAATGTTGGTAGTTATTGAGTTTGCTtctgatgttgatgatgatgactggAAAAAAATTCACTCATTTCTCGTAAGAATGGACAGAGGAAGTAAGATCATCATTGTAAGTAAAATTAAAAGAATAGCCCGGTTTGGAACGGTGAAACCAATTTTACTAAGTGGGCTATCTCACGATGAGTTGAGGTACCTTTTCAAGGCACTAGCATTTGGAAGTGTAGAGCCAGGAGAACATCCGCGGCTAGTACAAATAGCAGATGAATTTGCCATGGTGATCCACAGTTCGCAAGTTTCACTTGTCGCAACAAATATGTTTGCGGATGTGTTGAGAAGCAACCTCGATGTTCAGTTCTGGCGTTGTATATTGGACAAGGTGGCAAGAATGGTTAAGAGAAACCTCTCCATACATGGCGTGAACCCAACCATGCGTATAGAACAAGGCAATCCGGTAGACATAACAGACATTGCTTTGCATCCTCTTAGCATGAAACCTTGTAGTGTTAATTTATCAATCAAGTCAGTATTGCCAAGTGTAACATTTCGAGAACTTGTAACAGATCCGAGTGTTAGGCCGAAAGGAGACTTCACTCTAATGGCATGGGAATCAAGGATAGCCCCTTATAAATCATTTCCTAATTATGTTACAAGTATTGCTCAGGGTACAAATCAAAATAGTGCGCTGCCAGGGAGGAAGCGACAAGGAGCGCCAATCTAATTTTGTTTCAAAACTTGTGTAAATGTAACTCTTGTGATTTTTTGATACATGACAGTACATGTATACCATTCAACTAAATGTGTTACAGATCTTTGTGTAAAAAGGTAGTATTACAGATCTTAATTAACCCCTCGTGGTTTTCTTAGATAACCAACAACATTATTGAAGTGGCATTACCTACTACTAATGAAACATAAATTAGAGGCGGCCATGCGCGCGGCTGGTCGTGACCTCACTCCGGGTATGATAGCGTCCCCCTGTGGTCATAGCTCTGGTTCCCGTTTTGTTGTGCTTGGTTTTGTTCATCTGGCACTCTTTTGCGATGTAGCCTCAGACCGCGACATTGCGTGTCGTGGAGAGAAGGTTCCTCGCATGGAGCAGATTTCCGCTATCTGGGTCAAAGAAAGGCTGGATAGGGCGCTGGCAGAGGCTCGTGCTCGAGCGGAGCAACGGGCTCTGGGCGGCACGGCACCCACCATCCCTGGGCATAGAGAGACCGGTCATGTGCCGGGCATAGCCGCCCGTCCACTCGACCCGGTATCGTTGGCTGCCCTTCAGTAGGAAGGGCTATGAGGAGAAGGCCGCCTACGCGCCTCCATCTGAGTGAGCAGTAGATGGTGGTCCGTGGTGCTAGTATCGATCCTCCTCCTGGGGAGGACACAACTGTTGATGCTCCTATCactagcactagtagaaaacaggacaTTGAGCCAACAACATTTGACCCGGATTGgatccgctgggccccctccctgcagcaaatggccgcaaggcctttaggaccggtttgtaacacaaaccggtcctaaaggtttttggaccgtttgctgcagggaggggggcccagtggacagaccctttagaaccggtttgtatcacaaaccggttctaaaggttttctcatttttgcagcaactgcagggccccgctgtcagaccctttagcaccggtttttgacacaaaccggtcctaaagccctcctctccttcctccctgagcaccctatattccaccccattttttctagctcgagctcaactccatttttgctctctccttcctcttgggagctctaatccatccccatttttctccaccatttgtcaagattgttggcacccatcggtcctacggttagcatcaacattccctcttccggcattgcaagttttgcttgttttcttgctcatttcatttttgttgtgctagctaggtgtttgatgaaatgcctaagctagagagagttcatcatttgttatgtatacatatgcaatttgagctcaaatttaattatgatttgtggttttttttagtgtcacgcgccttgtccccttcctcaccgccgtcgatcgccccgtcaccgacacaaccttggtgagcctattgtttttatttaccaaaacaaattttgatttgtatgatttacatatttacttgtatataattttcttattgtgtaagattttttttatatgtatagcgccatggttttgatatccgtccccgttgaccctcgtccagtctatgattcggatgtggtatattat
This window encodes:
- the LOC123429065 gene encoding uncharacterized protein LOC123429065, encoding MEIAKSAVASELVSRFISFVMNKYHFSSHAQSQEKEVERLQHLLMRASTIVEEADARYITNSGMMMQLKMLSEAMYRGHSLLDTLRYGALQVAAGFDEVSSNNSSSSSLYLAIPLKRSRTTTEKDSKIMGLESHGALESLEIAVANMSEFVLLLGGCERMSHRPYDVYLYTDNFMFSRHAEKQKLLSFLLQHNDPSGNHALAILPLIGGVAVGKKTLVAHVCGDERVCSRFSSILHLKGDNVLGILDDGRVMFGIMLVVIEFASDVDDDDWKKIHSFLVRMDRGSKIIIVSKIKRIARFGTVKPILLSGLSHDELRYLFKALAFGSVEPGEHPRLVQIADEFAMVIHSSQVSLVATNMFADVLRSNLDVQFWRCILDKVARMVKRNLSIHGVNPTMRIEQGNPVDITDIALHPLSMKPCSVNLSIKSVLPSVTFRELVTDPSVRPKGDFTLMAWESRIAPYKSFPNYVTSIAQGTNQNSALPGRKRQGAPI